The Elusimicrobiota bacterium genome window below encodes:
- a CDS encoding radical SAM protein — MKILLILPAAEKYRVLPGQEPPRRKMLRFSVLGLTTVAALTPPEHEVRLCDENVETLDLDSDADVVGITLMTGLAPRAYELAAEFRRRGKITVAGGFHPTLLPREAMEHFDIVVAGEAEGAWPVVLQDIERGSWRKLYKAESKPDLAGVPMPRRGLIEKNSRRYATIHAVQTGRGCNHTCRFCSITAFFDHSHRSRPLEAVLAELATVPKDFMFVDDNIIADPDYAKRLFRAMAPLAKRWVTQCSIKIADDPELLALARAAGCQGLFVGIESTDPAALAVMQKDFNDPAGYVRRVRRIRAAGIGVEAGIIVGLDTDDVTVFERTLKFLQETPFDALQLAILTPQPGTPLYEEFEAAGRIQDRDWGNYDYRHAVIEPKRMSAAELQAGADWLYAQFYRWDRVLWRALKTAFGVGLVPAYLGWRLGMTYRYDNIREGIKGRNPARRRADAAAVAEVKARMAWGL, encoded by the coding sequence ATGAAGATCCTGCTGATCCTGCCGGCCGCGGAGAAGTACCGGGTCCTGCCCGGACAGGAGCCGCCGCGGCGCAAGATGCTGCGCTTCAGCGTGCTGGGCCTGACCACGGTCGCGGCCCTGACGCCTCCGGAGCACGAAGTCCGGCTCTGCGACGAGAACGTGGAGACGCTGGACCTCGACAGCGACGCGGACGTGGTCGGCATCACCCTCATGACCGGGCTGGCGCCGCGGGCCTACGAGTTGGCCGCGGAGTTCCGCCGGCGCGGCAAGATCACGGTGGCCGGGGGCTTCCACCCGACCCTCCTGCCGCGGGAGGCGATGGAGCATTTCGATATCGTGGTGGCGGGCGAGGCCGAGGGCGCCTGGCCGGTTGTGCTCCAGGACATCGAGCGCGGCAGCTGGCGCAAGCTCTATAAGGCGGAGTCCAAGCCGGACTTGGCCGGCGTGCCCATGCCCCGCCGCGGCCTCATCGAAAAGAACTCCCGGCGCTACGCGACCATCCACGCCGTGCAGACGGGCCGGGGCTGCAATCATACCTGCCGCTTCTGCTCAATCACCGCATTCTTTGATCACAGCCACCGCTCCCGGCCGCTGGAGGCCGTGCTCGCCGAGCTGGCCACGGTGCCCAAGGACTTCATGTTCGTGGACGACAACATCATCGCGGACCCGGACTACGCCAAGCGTCTGTTCCGGGCCATGGCCCCGCTGGCCAAGCGCTGGGTCACGCAGTGCTCCATCAAGATCGCCGACGACCCGGAGCTCCTGGCCTTGGCCCGGGCCGCGGGCTGCCAGGGGCTCTTCGTGGGCATCGAGAGCACGGACCCCGCGGCTCTGGCCGTGATGCAGAAGGATTTCAACGACCCGGCGGGCTATGTCCGCCGCGTGCGCCGCATCCGGGCCGCGGGCATCGGCGTGGAGGCGGGCATCATCGTGGGCCTCGACACCGACGACGTCACGGTGTTCGAGCGCACCTTGAAGTTCCTGCAGGAAACGCCTTTCGACGCCCTGCAGCTGGCCATCCTCACGCCCCAGCCGGGCACGCCGCTCTACGAGGAGTTCGAGGCCGCGGGCCGCATCCAGGACCGGGATTGGGGGAACTACGATTATCGCCATGCCGTCATCGAGCCCAAGCGCATGAGCGCGGCCGAACTGCAGGCGGGCGCGGACTGGCTCTATGCTCAATTCTACCGCTGGGACCGCGTCCTGTGGCGGGCGCTCAAGACCGCCTTCGGCGTGGGGCTGGTGCCGGCCTATCTGGGCTGGCGGCTGGGCATGACCTACCGCTACGACAACATCCGCGAGGGCATCAAGGGACGCAACCCGGCCCGTCGGCGGGCCGATGCGGCGGCGGTCGCAGAGGTGAAGGCTCGCATGGCGTGGGGGCTGTAG
- a CDS encoding helix-turn-helix transcriptional regulator: MKRRWHVKSQLARDLEDPEYRKRFEADYAAFKLEVQLLLALERKHWSYSDLAKAVGTQKSHISRDLKGGGLGSASLSRIAKMAEALGLKFVPLCISEKKIKQALPLIMKLVAA; this comes from the coding sequence ATGAAGCGTAGATGGCACGTGAAGAGCCAGCTGGCCAGGGACCTCGAAGACCCGGAGTACCGCAAGCGCTTCGAGGCGGACTACGCGGCCTTCAAGCTCGAAGTCCAGCTCCTTCTGGCGCTGGAGCGCAAACACTGGTCTTACTCGGATCTGGCCAAGGCGGTCGGAACCCAGAAGAGCCATATCTCCCGGGACCTGAAGGGCGGCGGCCTGGGCTCTGCATCGCTCTCCCGCATCGCCAAGATGGCCGAGGCTCTCGGCTTGAAGTTCGTCCCGCTTTGCATCTCTGAGAAGAAGATCAAGCAGGCTCTCCCCCTCATCATGAAGCTCGTGGCCGCCTGA
- a CDS encoding sigma-54 dependent transcriptional regulator → MSAPLPAPLILVVEDQANHRKVLQGILTAEGYRVSAVKDAALARAALSEKPALVLTDLKLPGEDGLSLLRGLKRSRPELPVILMTAFGNIPAAVDAMRWGAHDFLTKPLDFAELKRIIAKALASSSREGKEWVMEAGDQAQAIVGKSEAMAAVHRLVRKAAPSSATVLILGETGTGKELVAAAIHAASPRQDKPFIKVHCGAIPEDLLEAELFGHEKGAFTGALREKPGKFELADGGTIFLDEVGEMSPAMQVKLLRVLQSGEFDRVGGTRTRQAEVRVVAATNQDLPQAVAAKRFRGDLYYRLNVIPITIPPLRQRREDIPELVDFFLGRHARKNGRAKPEVEPAALEALCAARWDGNVRELENVLERVVVLLEGDRVRRQDIP, encoded by the coding sequence ATGAGCGCACCTCTCCCAGCACCGCTGATCCTGGTCGTCGAGGACCAAGCCAACCACCGCAAGGTCCTGCAGGGCATCCTCACGGCGGAAGGCTACCGGGTCTCCGCGGTCAAGGACGCCGCCTTGGCCCGGGCCGCTCTGTCCGAGAAGCCGGCTTTGGTCCTGACCGACCTCAAGCTGCCCGGCGAGGATGGCCTGAGCCTGCTGCGCGGGCTCAAGCGCAGCCGGCCGGAGCTGCCGGTCATCCTCATGACCGCCTTCGGCAACATCCCCGCCGCGGTGGACGCCATGCGCTGGGGTGCGCACGATTTCCTGACCAAGCCGCTGGACTTCGCGGAGCTCAAGCGCATCATCGCCAAGGCTTTGGCCTCATCCTCGCGGGAAGGCAAGGAATGGGTGATGGAGGCCGGCGACCAGGCCCAGGCCATCGTGGGCAAGAGCGAGGCCATGGCCGCGGTCCATCGCTTGGTGCGCAAGGCCGCGCCGTCGTCGGCCACCGTGCTCATCCTGGGCGAGACCGGCACCGGCAAGGAGCTGGTGGCGGCCGCCATCCATGCGGCCAGCCCGCGCCAGGACAAGCCCTTCATCAAGGTCCACTGCGGCGCCATCCCCGAGGACCTGCTCGAAGCCGAGCTCTTCGGCCACGAGAAGGGCGCCTTCACGGGCGCCTTGCGCGAGAAGCCGGGCAAGTTCGAGCTGGCCGACGGCGGGACCATCTTCCTCGACGAGGTCGGCGAGATGAGCCCGGCCATGCAGGTCAAGCTCCTGCGCGTCCTGCAGAGCGGCGAGTTCGACCGCGTGGGCGGCACGCGCACGCGCCAGGCCGAGGTCCGGGTGGTGGCGGCCACGAACCAGGACCTCCCGCAGGCCGTGGCGGCCAAGCGCTTCCGCGGCGACCTCTACTACCGGCTCAACGTGATCCCCATCACCATCCCGCCCCTGCGCCAGCGCCGCGAGGACATCCCGGAGCTGGTGGACTTCTTCCTGGGCCGGCACGCGCGCAAGAACGGCCGCGCCAAGCCCGAAGTGGAGCCCGCGGCGCTGGAGGCCTTGTGCGCCGCGCGCTGGGACGGCAACGTGCGCGAGCTTGAGAACGTCCTGGAGCGCGTCGTGGTCCTGCTGGAGGGAGACCGGGTGCGGCGCCAGGACATCCCGTAG
- a CDS encoding DUF2339 domain-containing protein, translating into MEETKKLALGDILAGISGSWLDAIRKGGAERLIGEKLLNYVGMLMIVLGGAFFLKYTHGLAGPAGKLSIGLASGLALVALGEFFNRRPDRAAFSLPLIGGGWILVYYTVFAAHYLSSSRLIASTGWELAALCVTAAGMIGHSLKTRSRLLTVFAFGMAYFVFALTHVGVQTLTVCAVLALAGACLVRPLDSPEIAAVNLAGFYLNYFPVFKGVIAAAGGQVAPTLDFWHSLAAAAVVHSAYALLTPTRREERPERWVDAALSFSAVLYAAVFYSQVRCLAPAPAAAGLLALAAVLTGLSVARGGSEAGTALAQVQAFLGAAVLALGIFDLPDLPQRAWGLALAPSLLGTIGLWLDRKAFEKYGLALLGLALAHGLLHQSISRELCAPLALSLGYLGLSAYAFAVLRADREDPSLTGLWAYGGLAALTLGAWTYLSPAAFVTALFTLAMLLEWGAAETGRTTLLDQALLIETAAGVFCFFIDYGANYPMLGVLTPPRLVTGSAVLCYVTAIFGREVPAGRFLGCEYSWWRSGQSWLMSAVAAYGFSLESHPKLRLPMMGASALALLGAGRSRLPQARPVAAGLRFQSYILLLAASAVGVWTYLILPPAGFAPESRAAAFVFWYTALSWLLPLVWQPWAQTAAERSEEVGGQRLFALLSMVLPVLYIAKVADGTRLTLDWTLLGSAYLVAGLVTRRRALRLPGLGLVGLCVAKALFVDLTGMQLPYRVLSYTVLGVLLVASSYLYVRLTGKEDSDEI; encoded by the coding sequence ATGGAAGAGACCAAGAAGCTCGCGCTGGGAGACATCCTCGCCGGGATCTCCGGCTCCTGGCTGGACGCCATACGCAAGGGCGGGGCTGAGCGCCTCATCGGCGAGAAGCTCCTCAACTATGTGGGCATGCTCATGATCGTGCTGGGCGGGGCCTTCTTCCTTAAATACACCCACGGCCTCGCCGGTCCCGCGGGAAAGCTCTCCATCGGCCTGGCCTCCGGGCTGGCCCTGGTGGCTCTGGGCGAGTTCTTCAACCGCCGTCCGGACCGAGCCGCCTTCAGCCTCCCGCTCATCGGCGGCGGCTGGATCCTGGTCTATTACACCGTGTTCGCGGCCCACTACCTCAGCTCCTCGCGCCTGATCGCCTCGACCGGCTGGGAGCTGGCGGCGCTGTGCGTGACCGCGGCCGGCATGATCGGCCACAGCCTCAAGACCCGCTCGCGCCTGCTGACCGTCTTCGCATTCGGCATGGCCTACTTCGTCTTCGCGCTCACGCACGTCGGGGTGCAGACCCTGACCGTGTGCGCGGTGCTGGCGCTGGCCGGAGCCTGCCTGGTCCGGCCGCTGGACAGCCCGGAGATCGCGGCCGTCAACCTGGCCGGCTTCTACTTGAACTACTTCCCCGTGTTCAAGGGAGTCATCGCGGCCGCGGGCGGCCAGGTCGCCCCCACCCTGGACTTCTGGCACAGCCTGGCCGCCGCCGCGGTGGTGCACTCGGCCTACGCGCTGCTCACCCCCACGCGCCGGGAGGAGCGGCCCGAGCGCTGGGTCGACGCGGCGCTTTCCTTCAGCGCCGTGCTCTATGCCGCCGTCTTCTACAGCCAGGTCCGCTGCTTGGCGCCCGCGCCTGCCGCGGCCGGGCTTTTGGCCTTGGCCGCGGTGCTGACCGGCCTCTCCGTCGCGCGCGGCGGCTCCGAGGCGGGCACGGCCCTGGCCCAGGTCCAAGCCTTCCTGGGAGCGGCCGTGCTCGCGCTGGGAATCTTCGACCTGCCGGACCTGCCGCAGCGCGCCTGGGGCTTGGCCTTGGCCCCCAGCCTGCTGGGCACCATCGGCTTGTGGCTGGACCGCAAGGCGTTCGAGAAATACGGGCTGGCGCTGCTGGGCCTGGCTCTGGCGCACGGCCTGCTGCATCAGTCCATCAGCCGGGAGCTCTGCGCGCCGCTGGCGCTGAGCCTCGGCTATCTCGGGCTCTCGGCCTATGCCTTCGCCGTCCTGCGGGCAGACCGCGAGGATCCCTCGCTGACCGGCCTGTGGGCCTATGGGGGCCTGGCCGCGTTGACGCTCGGCGCCTGGACCTACCTGTCCCCGGCCGCCTTCGTGACCGCCCTGTTCACCCTGGCCATGCTGCTGGAATGGGGCGCCGCGGAGACCGGCCGGACCACGCTCCTCGACCAGGCGCTCCTGATCGAGACCGCGGCCGGGGTCTTCTGCTTCTTCATCGACTACGGGGCGAACTACCCCATGCTGGGCGTGCTGACCCCGCCCCGGCTGGTCACGGGCTCGGCCGTGCTCTGCTATGTCACGGCGATCTTCGGCCGGGAGGTCCCCGCGGGACGGTTCCTGGGCTGCGAGTACTCTTGGTGGCGCAGCGGCCAGAGCTGGCTCATGAGCGCGGTGGCGGCCTACGGCTTCTCGCTGGAAAGCCATCCGAAGCTCCGCCTGCCCATGATGGGAGCCTCGGCCCTGGCCTTGCTCGGCGCGGGACGCTCGCGTCTGCCTCAGGCCCGGCCCGTGGCCGCGGGACTGCGGTTCCAGTCGTACATCCTCCTGCTCGCCGCCTCGGCCGTCGGGGTCTGGACCTATCTGATCCTGCCGCCGGCGGGCTTCGCGCCGGAGAGCCGCGCCGCGGCCTTCGTCTTCTGGTACACCGCGCTCTCGTGGCTCCTGCCCTTGGTCTGGCAGCCTTGGGCGCAGACCGCGGCGGAGCGGTCGGAAGAGGTCGGCGGCCAGCGGCTCTTCGCCCTTCTGAGCATGGTCCTGCCCGTCCTCTACATCGCCAAGGTGGCGGACGGGACGCGGCTGACCTTGGACTGGACCTTGCTGGGCAGCGCGTACCTGGTCGCCGGGTTGGTGACTCGGCGCCGCGCCCTGCGCCTGCCCGGCCTGGGCCTGGTCGGACTCTGCGTGGCCAAGGCCTTGTTCGTGGACCTCACCGGCATGCAGCTTCCCTATCGCGTGCTCAGCTACACCGTCCTGGGCGTGCTGCTCGTGGCTTCCTCGTATCTTTACGTGCGGCTGACCGGCAAGGAGGACTCAGATGAGATATAA